Proteins encoded in a region of the Nocardia asteroides genome:
- a CDS encoding carboxymuconolactone decarboxylase family protein: MQPRISPGRFRELGPLNWVVWQVLSRAAGTGDAHLFSTLGRTRGLFRGWLHYSGKLMPGGRLPRHESELVIIRVAHLRGCDYEMDHHIRLGRRAGVTGEILERLREGPAAAGWSDKHRALLAAVDQLVRTRDLDDDTWAELAKHYDERSLIEIVLLINQYDGLASTITALRIQRDGV; encoded by the coding sequence CTGCAACCACGCATCTCACCCGGACGGTTCCGAGAACTCGGCCCGCTCAACTGGGTTGTCTGGCAGGTGCTTTCCCGCGCCGCAGGCACCGGTGACGCCCACTTGTTCAGCACGCTCGGCCGCACCCGCGGTCTGTTCCGGGGCTGGCTGCACTACTCGGGCAAACTCATGCCGGGCGGACGCCTGCCCCGTCACGAGTCCGAGCTGGTCATCATCCGGGTCGCGCACCTGCGCGGCTGCGACTACGAGATGGACCATCACATCCGGCTCGGCAGGCGCGCCGGGGTGACGGGCGAAATCCTCGAGCGGCTGCGCGAAGGCCCCGCGGCAGCGGGCTGGTCGGACAAGCACCGGGCGCTGCTGGCCGCCGTGGACCAACTCGTGCGGACGCGCGACCTCGACGACGACACCTGGGCGGAACTGGCGAAGCACTACGACGAGCGCAGTCTGATCGAAATCGTCCTGCTGATCAACCAATACGACGGGCTGGCCTCCACCATCACCGCGCTGCGCATCCAGCGCGACGGCGTCTAG
- a CDS encoding TetR/AcrR family transcriptional regulator C-terminal domain-containing protein yields MRTLELLWRIPPASGTGRGPKQRSSIEAVVAAAIEIADTDGLGALTMRAVATRLGLTPMATYTYVPGKAELLDLMLDTVYARMERADLTGLSWRERVARIAAENRVMLARHPWVAYLPTTRPPLGPGLAAKYDHELEAFAGLGLDDVAMDAALTFVLGWVTSVARIAIDSARAAADSAMSDGQWWERAAPILAQVFDAQRYPLAARIGASAGRAHDAAYSADHAWEFGLALVLDGLARRIEGPPVGS; encoded by the coding sequence GTGCGCACGCTGGAGTTGCTGTGGCGGATTCCGCCCGCTTCCGGCACGGGCCGGGGGCCGAAGCAGCGCAGCAGCATCGAGGCGGTCGTCGCCGCGGCGATCGAGATCGCCGACACCGACGGGCTCGGCGCGCTGACGATGCGCGCCGTCGCCACCAGGCTCGGCCTGACCCCGATGGCCACCTACACCTACGTGCCGGGAAAGGCCGAACTGCTCGACCTGATGCTGGACACGGTCTACGCGCGGATGGAGCGCGCCGACCTCACCGGCCTGTCCTGGCGCGAGCGGGTCGCCCGGATCGCGGCCGAGAACCGCGTCATGCTGGCCCGCCATCCCTGGGTGGCGTATCTGCCCACCACCCGGCCACCGCTCGGCCCCGGCCTCGCCGCCAAATACGACCACGAGCTGGAGGCCTTCGCGGGCCTCGGGCTCGACGACGTCGCCATGGACGCCGCACTGACGTTCGTGCTCGGCTGGGTCACCTCCGTCGCCCGCATCGCCATCGACAGTGCGCGTGCCGCGGCCGACAGCGCCATGTCCGACGGGCAGTGGTGGGAACGGGCCGCACCGATCCTGGCGCAGGTTTTCGATGCCCAGCGCTACCCGCTGGCCGCACGTATCGGCGCGTCCGCGGGCCGAGCGCACGACGCCGCCTACAGCGCCGATCACGCCTGGGAATTCGGTTTGGCGCTGGTGCTGGACGGTCTGGCGCGCCGGATCGAGGGGCCGCCCGTCGGCTCCTAG
- a CDS encoding VOC family protein has product MNITASAISLNVPDPAASAKFLIDHLGFEEKMSADGFVSLDRADAGSNVIYLRTGLASFKPKSAAGSAGEGLLVVFVVDDIDAEYARLQGEGVPIVTPIETEEWGERYFQMSDPNGIIIQLVQWV; this is encoded by the coding sequence ATGAACATCACCGCTTCCGCCATCTCGCTCAACGTCCCCGACCCGGCCGCCTCGGCGAAGTTCCTCATCGACCACCTCGGTTTCGAGGAGAAGATGTCGGCCGACGGGTTCGTCTCCCTGGACCGCGCCGACGCCGGATCGAACGTCATCTACTTGCGCACCGGGCTGGCGAGCTTCAAGCCGAAGAGCGCCGCGGGCAGCGCGGGCGAGGGCCTGCTCGTCGTCTTCGTCGTCGATGACATCGACGCCGAGTACGCCCGGCTGCAAGGCGAGGGAGTGCCGATCGTGACACCCATCGAGACCGAAGAGTGGGGCGAGCGGTACTTCCAGATGAGTGATCCGAACGGAATCATCATCCAATTGGTGCAGTGGGTATGA